GCACGCCAAGTTTGCTCGGGTCCTCTGACGGCTCTCGCGCTTCAATCTTGCCATCCTCCGATTTGGTAAGCAATCTCACTTGCTTGCGATTTGACATAGCAACGGCCACGGGGTCGTGCGTCACAAAAAGCAAGTGACGGCTTTTATCTTGCCCTACAACTTTATCAACTAATTCAAGAAATTTGAGACCCCATACAGGATTCAAATGAGTATCAGGCTCGTCGAGGAGAAACAAACTTTCTTCGTCCTTGGTAAACCTTAAAAGACCTAAAACCATAAGTAACTGTTGCTCTCCCTCACTTAATTCACGAAACCCTATGCTACCATCTGCGCCCGTCTTACGAATTGTTACGACAATATCGTAAATCAGATCCGAAACGAACGCACTTTCTAAAAGCCTAAAAAGGCTACGCGATCGCGGTTCTTTTTTTGGCTTAAGATTGTCGACAATACGTCGTAAGTCTTCAACTTTCCTTATGAATAGATATATTCTTTGTCGATTTGATTTAGTGTTTATTCCTGTACGTTCTTTAGCAAGGACTTGAAGCGGAGCTAGTGATGCATCATAAAGTTGATTTAAGAATTTTCTGACAACACCCTTAGCATTCCAGAACTTAGATTTGTCTTTGACCGATTGATTTGCGCCCCAAGAGGGTTTTTGCAGCACGAATAACGCGCTTGCCAGCTCTTCAATGCCCAATTCTTCATGAAGCACAGATAGTGCTTCGGCATCCTGATCAATTAGAAATGCCAACAGAACAAAGCGACTATGTATCGCACGCCCGTAAATGAGACTTTGATGGGCTGATATATCGCCAGCTATCATTTTGTCGCGAAATAATACAAGAGACCTATCAAAAAGTTTGCTTAATCTATCGCTAGCGCCTGAGTAATATGCAAACAGAGTTCTAGGAAGCAACCCATTTTCTGTCAAGTATAGCGCATTCACGTTATTTCCCTCGACATTAATATTTGTTCGGACTCTTTCTCTATTGGGATCATGATCGATTAAAATTTTTATGTTTTTGATTTCATAAATTATATTGTATGAGAAATCAGTCTCTGTATGGCGACCTTCAATCAGGTCTCGAAAGATAATGACGAGCGCTTCAATGAGATTCGATTTTCCTGCTCCATTATTGCCAATTAGCAAAACATCCGGTATATTCTCATCAAAATTTATTTCAAAATCGAAAAGATTCTTATATCGCGGAAGTGTAAGCTTGAGAACTTTCATGACAACTTACCCGTGACGCGCCCAATTAAATTTTTTTCGCTATCTTCAAATACTGTGCCAGCGTCTATAAGGGCGCTGAGTTCCGAATAAAAATTCTCTAGATCTTCTATATCATAGTGTGATGCTGTGAACAGTTGCTCTGGTGATAATGGCTTCTCTGCGGTGATGAGTATACTCGCTAGAGAGGGTCTTTGCTTTGAGTGCATGGCATTCAACGATCCAGAATTTATTTGACGGACGGTGCGAGACCGCTGCGATTTGACCCGTACCGATATGGGCTGAATTGGCACATCGGACGGGATGCTTCGGTCGCCACTTAATGCCTCCCCTAACATTTTAGGCCGGATCGCGCCTAAAAGATGACGCGCTTGCTGCACCTCTCTCTGAAGATTTTCAATTTCTGAAATCGTAAGAGTCAATGCGTTATCGATTTGTGTAACCGTATCTCGGGGTGGTATAGGAACAATAAGGGATTTTACAGCCCGAGCGCTAATCGAAGCCAGATTGCTTGTTTGCGTTCCTGCAGCCTCAAGATAGCTATGTGCAACGTAGTTGGTATATCGTGCAAGAAATAGAGGAGATATAATATCAGAATTTAATCGAACCCTGAATACATGATTTTGATGTATGCAATTTGATATCTGTCCTTCCCAGATCCAACCACGACCTAACTTATCACGATCACCACCCTCGTTCATCAAAACGTCGCCAACCTCCAAAAGTAGACGATCTACCTCGGTTTTACGCACCATTATGCTTTTAACATCTTTCAGATCTAATCTGCCGCGCTGCACGTTCGCAACCCGTAAGTAAGGGAGCTCGACTAAATCATCGTTAGGCGTATATTTTCGCCCAAGAGTTATGCCGCCCTGAACTGACGCTATATCTCCGAGTGATTCTTCGGTCCAGCCTTCGCGCGAATTGTAAGCATTCTTAATATGCCTATCGAAATAATTGGAAATCTTTTGGGCCGCAGAGGATGCCTCAAAGTCGGCTTGACGAATCGCACGGTCGACGTCTTTCATAAAGGTAATAATTTCGTCTTGCTCAGATAATGAAGGCTGTGGTAATGGTATAGATGAAATGGTACGTGTTGAGAGATGCTTTACTGTGACGGAGGATGTATTGGCGTTAATTGCTTTGAGATAGCCTGGCAATATAAGCTCGAGGAACGATTGGCGGTATATTGGAGAATCGACTGTAATCTTGGCAACGCGTTGATTTAAAAGGGCTCGAGGTCCATTCCAGTTCGCCGATCGAAACTCACCATCGAGCCCGACGAGATAATCGCCTGTATTAACCCAAAAATCGTCAGTAATAGGTCCTGAGTAAAGCGTTTCAGCCGTGTTTTTGCCAATATCTCGAATTCTTATCAGAGGGGTACCACTCAATTCATTGAAATATCGCGAAGAATACGCAAAGCCTGATTTTATCTCCGCAATTTTGCCAAGTTCCACACGAGGCCATCGCTCCGCGCAATTAAGAAGTGGATCGGTGGATGATTGTATGAATTCGAAATTTGGCGATCTGAGAGTCATTGGACGCTTATATCATTGTCTGTCCGGGCAGCGAGGACCTCCACGGCGGCTGACGCTCGCTGCAAGTGTTCTCTCACGGCTTCGAGAAGATCATTAACATCTTCTAATATGTCTTCACTGGCGTCTGGCTCTGTCAACCATACTACGTCCAGGGTGTCATCTCTGCATGCTAAGTCGTCCCGGGAGAATCTTCGAAACCGGCTCAGCTCGGGTTCAGCCTCGGGGGGCCGAATTGACCCGTCCGGAAGTTCGCCAAATTTTGAAATAAAATCTGAGAAATCTTCATACCGTAACGGTCGAGATCGTCCGAAGGCGGGAAGCCCTGCCCTGAGATCGTAAAACCAAGTTGCCGAAGTAGAACTTCCTGGAATATAATTAAAAAATAGTACGCTAGTGCGTATTCCTTGGGCATAGAAAATGCCGGACGGAAGACGAAGTATTGTGTGCAGCACGAAGTTATCTAATAGCCAAGTCCGTACCTGACGAGCAACGCCACCAGCGAAGAGAACATTATCAGGAACAATAACAGCTGCCCGGCCGTTAGGGCTCAATCCTCTGCCTATATGTTCGATAAAAGCGAGTTGCTTATTTCGGCTAGCGCCAGTGAGCGTTAAATTGGCACGTTCCGGCTTCCGACCGCGTTTGGATACCCCGAATGGTGGATTGCTCAAGATCACATCTGATCGCGGTAAAGCGGCTCCTGCCTCCGCCATGGCATCGCCCGATATCAGCCCTGATACATCCATATCATGAAGCAGGAAATTCATAAGTAATAGTCGAAATGTCTCTGGCACAATCTCGCATCCGACAATCTTTGCCCTGTTTTTAATGGGGGATGACTGTCCATTGATCGCACGACTGGCGGCTACTAAGAAGCCACCAGTTCCCGCGGCAGGATCTTGTATTATTTCGCCTTCTTTTGGCCGCATAACCGTGATGATGCAGTCAATTAGGGGTCTAGGCGTAAAATATTGTCCAGCGCCACTTTTTCTATCTGTTGCAATTTTTTCAAGTAAGCCTTCATAAATCTCGCCGACAACTTCGAAATCAGAGGCATACCATGACATCGAGTTGATTACGTTTAATATCCTTTGGAAGTTATCACTGCTGCGAATGGAGGTTCTTGCATTTAAGTAGATGGAAGATATTGTAGCATTCTCGTGTCCATCAAGCGCCTTAAGCATAGCATTATAATTTTTGAGAGAGAGATCCGGGCTGCAGTCTACAAGCATCTTCCATCGGACATTGTTGGGTAGCCTATTGTCTAAATTTCGCTCGCTCAGCAATTTCAAGAAAAGGATGTATGTTAATTCTGTTAGGTAATCCTGCGACGTCACACCATCATTTCGCAAAATATCGCACAGTGCCCAGAGTTCATTGACAACATCACGCGGGGATGCCTCAGGCTCGATCATCGCAGCAACTCATATCCGCATGGTACGTTCGTCACTGCTTCGTTTAGCGCAGCTGCGCTGTCTCGCGCTAGGGCGTCTCTCCAACCCGCCCTGGCTGCGCCCGAGCGCCTCGCCCACACCCTCGACCGTGCCCTCACCCCCCGATGGCGCCGGACCGGCGCGCACCGGCGGCGTGGCGGTGGGCGCGCACCACCGTCGCGTCCACGAAGTGCAGGTCCCAGTCGAGATCGCCACGGGCATCGGCCTGCGCCTGCAGGCGCTGCAGCACCCGGTCGAACACGCCGGCTTTGCGCCAACGATAGAACCGGCTCGACACGGTTCCGACCGCGCCGTAGCGCGCCGGCAGATCCTCCCACGGCGCGCTCGTGCGCAGGATCCAGAGCATGCCGTTGAGGCCCCGACGGTGATCCTCCGCAGGCCGGCCGGTACGCGGCTTCTGCGGCGGCAGCAGTGGGGCGATCTGCTCCGACTGCGCGTCGGTCAGTTCAAAGCGTCGCATTCCAATCACGTGGGCGCTCACCCCGCCCATGTGAACCCCTTTGCAGAGACGCCCTAGGCGCTCGGGCGTTGCCAGGGCCGGCTCTCGACCAAAGCTGCATCTGCGTGCCGAGCGCGGAGGCTTATAGCGGCTGCCCTGACGCCTGACTTGCGGCAGGAGCATTTCGCCCTGGATGCGCTTATGGAAAAGGGCGTCGTACGACGAGGGCGCTGCCGCCCCGGCTTCCACCTAAAGCCGAGTATCACAGCTTACAAGCGAGGCTACGCCAGCCTAGTCGCCCGGCGCTGGCTCGTGCAACGACGGGGCGATCAATCCGATGGCGAGGATCGTAGCGCCCCTTGCTCTCTACCGCCGCGAAGCGCCGGAACTCGGCTTCAGTGGGTACCGTCGCTTGCTTCACCGAAACCTCATACTTCAAGCTGTTTCGCTGCAAAGTATGATGTTTCCGGGCATGTGCGAGGTCGAGCACGCAGGTACGCTCAATGAGATCAACGGCTTAGCCGCAAACATCACAGAATTCTACTTTTATGATGTTTTGCCCGTGCAGCTGATCCGCCCTCCAAGCTCGCGCTCCCTCGCCAATGGCTGCACGG
This is a stretch of genomic DNA from Methylobacterium sp. 17Sr1-1. It encodes these proteins:
- a CDS encoding ATP-binding protein — encoded protein: MKVLKLTLPRYKNLFDFEINFDENIPDVLLIGNNGAGKSNLIEALVIIFRDLIEGRHTETDFSYNIIYEIKNIKILIDHDPNRERVRTNINVEGNNVNALYLTENGLLPRTLFAYYSGASDRLSKLFDRSLVLFRDKMIAGDISAHQSLIYGRAIHSRFVLLAFLIDQDAEALSVLHEELGIEELASALFVLQKPSWGANQSVKDKSKFWNAKGVVRKFLNQLYDASLAPLQVLAKERTGINTKSNRQRIYLFIRKVEDLRRIVDNLKPKKEPRSRSLFRLLESAFVSDLIYDIVVTIRKTGADGSIGFRELSEGEQQLLMVLGLLRFTKDEESLFLLDEPDTHLNPVWGLKFLELVDKVVGQDKSRHLLFVTHDPVAVAMSNRKQVRLLTKSEDGKIEAREPSEDPSKLGVPGVLMSEMFGLDSLMAPSVQKDVNEKHHLVALGDDRSPAQSAELDRVNQRLSEVDVSASLPDPLYAEFVKRIMEREAAFIASETTLTRKQLKERDELMDKILDELFGDKK
- a CDS encoding restriction endonuclease subunit S gives rise to the protein MTLRSPNFEFIQSSTDPLLNCAERWPRVELGKIAEIKSGFAYSSRYFNELSGTPLIRIRDIGKNTAETLYSGPITDDFWVNTGDYLVGLDGEFRSANWNGPRALLNQRVAKITVDSPIYRQSFLELILPGYLKAINANTSSVTVKHLSTRTISSIPLPQPSLSEQDEIITFMKDVDRAIRQADFEASSAAQKISNYFDRHIKNAYNSREGWTEESLGDIASVQGGITLGRKYTPNDDLVELPYLRVANVQRGRLDLKDVKSIMVRKTEVDRLLLEVGDVLMNEGGDRDKLGRGWIWEGQISNCIHQNHVFRVRLNSDIISPLFLARYTNYVAHSYLEAAGTQTSNLASISARAVKSLIVPIPPRDTVTQIDNALTLTISEIENLQREVQQARHLLGAIRPKMLGEALSGDRSIPSDVPIQPISVRVKSQRSRTVRQINSGSLNAMHSKQRPSLASILITAEKPLSPEQLFTASHYDIEDLENFYSELSALIDAGTVFEDSEKNLIGRVTGKLS
- a CDS encoding N-6 DNA methylase, which gives rise to MIEPEASPRDVVNELWALCDILRNDGVTSQDYLTELTYILFLKLLSERNLDNRLPNNVRWKMLVDCSPDLSLKNYNAMLKALDGHENATISSIYLNARTSIRSSDNFQRILNVINSMSWYASDFEVVGEIYEGLLEKIATDRKSGAGQYFTPRPLIDCIITVMRPKEGEIIQDPAAGTGGFLVAASRAINGQSSPIKNRAKIVGCEIVPETFRLLLMNFLLHDMDVSGLISGDAMAEAGAALPRSDVILSNPPFGVSKRGRKPERANLTLTGASRNKQLAFIEHIGRGLSPNGRAAVIVPDNVLFAGGVARQVRTWLLDNFVLHTILRLPSGIFYAQGIRTSVLFFNYIPGSSTSATWFYDLRAGLPAFGRSRPLRYEDFSDFISKFGELPDGSIRPPEAEPELSRFRRFSRDDLACRDDTLDVVWLTEPDASEDILEDVNDLLEAVREHLQRASAAVEVLAARTDNDISVQ